One Dunckerocampus dactyliophorus isolate RoL2022-P2 chromosome 15, RoL_Ddac_1.1, whole genome shotgun sequence genomic window, AATTATCTGTCTGTTTTAGGTATAAGTACGAGACCAGTGTGACTCACAGTAATGACGTGAACAGCACTGAGAGCATCCTGCCCTGTTTGTCCAACCAAACAGTGCCCGATGAGGACACACCTGATTTAGCAGCCATAGCAGGTACACCGCCACTATCATAGTACAGTACAATCAGAGTGTGTTCACAATGTCCGATTAGAAAACAAGTTTCCCCCGCTCAGATTGCGAAAAAGCAGCTGGTTCTTCCATGTGGGTCTATGTATTCCTGGGAAACATGCTGCGTGGGATTGGAGAGACCCCCATTATGCCTCTGGGAGTGTCCTACCTGGATGACTTCTCCAGGGAAGAGAACACTCCTTTCTATTTGGGTTTGTTACTATTCACTATCATTATtaattgtttacagtatatggCTTGTTTAGCTTAGTTTTTGCATTCGGCCCCTATTTCTACTTATGGCTTTGCAATACAGTCATAGTTTTAGGTTAGCAATTCATAAGGATACTGTATTGACTCCAATATAAGACGACTCCTCTTAGGTCTCTAGGTGTCTACATCCCAGGTCACAAGTGTGTGTGAGGGTcaggaagaagaaaagctctgactcgcttgggCATTTTGAATCTCTAGACCTAGAATCTTcagaatataagacaatgtttttcataagaaaaaatatacatatgtaGATGCGGGTCAATCGTAGCCCTGATGATTACATTCATATTTCATCcatgtttttgtctcttttgcATCAAGCCTGCATCCATACAGTAGGAATCTTGGGACCGATGTTTGGCTACATGATGGGATCCTTTCTGGCCAAGATCTATGTGGACGTTGGATTTGTGGATTTAGGTGCGTGAATCCTAATGGCCTAATTTTATCTAAAGAGTAATCGGGTTAAGTTTTGTTCTGTGTGCATCTGGGTGAGTTCACTATTGACTGCATGGATCAGGGAGGTTAATAGTGCAAAATACCGCCATAATCCTGTGTCATGGTCCATAAAGTGACCCACAATGACCTGCATGAGTAGCTAATTGTCTTCTTCACCTGTATCTCTTGTCCAGAGAGTGTGACCATTAACTACAAGGACTCCCGCTGGGTTGGGGCCTGGTGGCTGGGTTTCATTGTGACCGGGACTATTATCTTGCTCTCCAGTATCCCCTTCTGGTTCCTGCCCAAGTCTCTTCCCAAGCAGGGGAAAGAGAAGAGCCAGAGTAAACGCACAGAGGTTGCAAAAGCAGCGGAGCAGGATAATTTCCTGCCTGAGGAACACCAAGAAAAAGAGACTCCAGTTACATTCCAACAGCTGGCAAAAGGTAGTCCAGGATGAGAGAACATtggtttatattttatgtaGCAATTTTAAGGACCGAGTCTGAGTTTTGGGGATTTTCACATTTAATTATTAACTGGTTAATCCGTGGACTTAAGTAACAAGGCGCCGTGCAATCTGGACAAAAGTTGAATGACACACAAACATGTGCAACACAACTAGGGAGGGTAGTCATATAACAGCACTCAATGTTAGGTAACTCCAAAATGATCCAATGGATAtccttaaaaatgacaaaaatgaagcCTTGACCAGCTTACATCAGATACTAAAGATCAATGGGTTCAAGTCAATTATAAACAGGAGAATACTGACAAGACAAGATAGTATTCAATAGGTCATGGATTCTAACAAGTGGTATGcagaaaatacataaatgtaatacagtcatggaaaatatgATCAGACCACCCTCGTTTCTTCAGCTgatgatccattttaatgcctggtacaactaaaggtacatttgtttggacaaaaatataatgatgataacaaatctagctcataagagtttaatttaagagctgatgtctagcaacttccatggttttcacTGAAgctcttacatgaatagctatagcattgtactgccaaaaatggaACTCttcagctatttttgttgtcattgttatatttctccaaacaaaggtacctttagttgtatcaggcattaaaatgaacaagaaactgaagaaacaagggtggtctaatcattttttccatgactgtatatacgcATTAAATGGGGGTGTCATAAGATCTTGCAAATTAAAATGTGATAACAtttttcattcagaaaaaaaatgtgtcgtgGCCTGGGCCTGGGtcgataataaaaaaatgaattaatccaacagtaaattaaaatgaacttgaccattttgccagcctcgatatattgccatgtgcatgtgtgtctgttttcctgggCAGGATGAGTGTTCacactgtgcattggtttcagaaccttggcgcgtttgtcccgtagaacaacggcatgaatggagtgagccctcttctcattcatccagtcTCTTTGACTCGGCAGgtccggtagcatacacacagagtgcagaagagtgtaatgtagtagaaattaaagactgtcttatattttttcatttttcattatttattaaaatctcatcttgtgtCGTAGACCCAGTCGTGTGCGTCATCTCGTCTCGTTACACTCCTGgtattaaatgataaaataaataatacattttatttgttggcGCCTTTCAAAACACCCAAGGTCACCTTACACACAATAAAATAATCGCAATAaaacatagaaataaaaataataagacaaAGGCGGAACAGCCAGACACTCAACACAAAAGGGTCCGGTTTCAAGATTTTTGAACAGGTGATTTTTAAGTTGTGATTCAAAAATATCGACAGAGTCCAGTAGATGGATGTGTAGTGGAAGAGCGTTCCAAAGTCTGGGTGCTGAGCGGCTGAAAGTCCGAGCACCGAAAGTAGTCCTGTTAAAACGAGGAGTGAGGGGAGAGCGGTACGGGATGTGGGGGGAGATCAGGGCATGCAAGTATGGGAGCGCCAGGTTATGGAGTGCTTTGAAGGTTATGAGGAGGAGTTTATATCGAATGCGTTGTCAGACAGGAAGCCAATGGAGCTTATAGAGAACGGGCGTGATGTGGTCGGACTATTTGGTGTTGGTAATTCTGGCAGCAAGTATGTATTAAACAAGCGTGATGGCAGAGGTATCAAAACGCTGGGACTTGGTGTAAATAGTTTGAGAGCCACTGCAATAGGTAATACCcataaaaatgcaagaaaaaagGCTTAAACTGCTTATTAAGTGAGAGCAAATGCTAACAATGAGTGTTTCTGCCACACAGATTTTATACCATCTCTAAAGAGACTCTTCAGGAACAGCATCTACACACTGATGATCCTCACCTACCTGGTGGCAGTCAATGGCTTCATGGGCATGATCACCTTCAAGCCAAAGTTCTTGGAGCAAATCTACGGCCAGTCCGCCTCCAAGGCCATTTTCCTAATAGGTACTGTACAAAACACACAGCGGTGCTCGGGATGCTCGCACACTTGGCCACCGAATGCAGCTGGAACAATGATGTTATTGAAAGGAAGCGTGATTGTGAGAGATAATGTGGACTTGAAATGCATGGATATGCGCTAAAGGTGTGTGTTTGCATTATCCTAGCATACAGTTGCTATTACTCTACAGTTATTGTTCGAACACAGCGCTTGCTATGCTCACTTGGGTCTATCAAAAACAGTGTTATGGTGACAATAtggtagagcagtggtccccaacccccgggccgcggccgggccgcacagaaagaacaaataatttccattatttcatttttttaaatgttttattttgaaaagtggccggctCACTTGGTGCATGTCCGTTGTACGAGTGCTAACTTGCTCTCATGCCTccgatagactactactgtatttttagcatttttctttcacctcatatttggtctcaaatgctgatactatgtgggaatgcatgaaggtaagttttgatgacttattgagtgctaatgtgcacatttgtctcagttaattcatgctagcacactgccttttaccacacgtcaaacagccatgtagtcatctctctggaaaaacttggctggaacttgaactggtggatggtgggtcggcattcattttgtgcttctaatttgatgttattcatgtcttagttttacacaatacataataaatacgataaattagatcgctataatgtacgaaccccccccccagtccgcgggagatttgtgggaacacaagccggtccgtgggtcaaaaaaggttggggaccactgtggtAGAGTACAACGCAAGCTGGATCTGAACTATTAATTAACCAAGtaaagaacaaaaaatacatataacacTGCAAAATCTGGAGTAAAGATGAAATAACTCATTAAATAACTGAAATCAAGATCAAAAATACTTATTTCTGACAAACAAGTTATTGTTTGTTAGTATGTTAAACCATTTTGTTTACCTTCAGCTATATATGTACTAAAATATGAGAAATATCAGCAAAACCTTGCCAAAATGCGAGAAACAAGTGAACATGTTCGGTTGGaagattattttgcttattttaacaCGTACATCTCACATTTAAATGCATATTACCGTATTGACCCAGATATAAGACGGCCCTGAATACAAGACAGCCACTCTTTTTCAAAcggtttttaaagacaaaatcaaagactaaaaaaaataatttaaaaaaaatcacgttttcAATACTAGTGAAATAAAAAGCGGTCGATTGCAACAAAAAAGCATGTTGGATTCTTTTAGCTGTTCGACAGTTGTGTGAGGACTTCCCTTCATCGATCACCATTACTTTAACATTGGCATCATAATTCCTCCGcttttgtttgctaacttgcctaACCTTTTGTCGCATTCACCGATATATGTgtaagtgacaggaagaaaagctctcgGCGCCACCGGTTGgtgtgcatgtataaatctctagacctCAAATGTAAGACTTATTTCTAATGAAAAACAATACTTAAGATAACATATCAACTTGATTTCAGATCATTCATGTTGCTTAGACTTCAGTTTATGCAGGGAAGTTATCAAGTAATCATGAACACAAATGGAGAAAGACAATGAGAAATGCTTGGTTGGGCACGAAGGCTGGCAGGAAACTGATCGGTCAGTCAGACAAGGAAGGGGGCGGGGCTTACAGAGACTTAAACGGTCAAACTTAACACACCAGAGGAAAGCAAACAAAACTACTTAACTCTAGATTGATAAAGGCTGGCACTCAACTTTTAAAGAAACAAATAACATCACTCTCCAATGAAAAgacacgtttttggaatgtttaaatgatttttctgtatttctGCATAAATACGTATATGAAGATCTGCGCTTTTTATTGGGCAGCAACAATACAGTCCAATCGGAATGAGTGCTTTGGAGCAATCAGGAAAGCTAAATGAAAATGCATACAGTAAATTCAACTGAATCTGTCCTTCATTTTCACAGGTATACTCAATCTACCAGCCGTCGCTTTGGGCATCATCACTGGGGGTTTTGTGCTCAAGCGTTTCAAGTTAGGCGTCGTAGGAGCAGCCAAGGTGTCCATGGGGGCATCTattggatcattttgcctgttagTAGTCCAGGTCTTCCTTCGCTGTGAGAATGCAGAGGTGGCTGGCCTCACTGTGACATATCAAGGGTGAGCAAGATCGGGATTTCTTGTCGAGAATACCATTTTTTTGACTTGTGTCTCTTGATGCCATTGCACCAGAATCCCTGACGTGTCCTACAATGCACAAACGTTGCTGTCGCAATGCAACAATGGCTGTTCCTGCTCAATGAAGCAGTGGGACCCTGTCTGCGCCTACAACGGGATAACGTATGCCTCGCCCTGCCTGGCTGGATGTCAGACCTCCACCGGCACCGGCAGGGAGATGGTAAGCAGCCTTTtctgtatataatgtatatatatatatatatatatatatatatatatatatatatatatatatatatatatatatatactgtacatatatagaATAGGGGAGTCCAAAGTTTATGGCTCACaactgttttttaattggcccttggcacatagtcacaagtcataatattaaaagaaaaaatagcatgaagtttaaatattaaagatttaaatgtcattaaaaaaaagttatattatgagtaatattatgagaaaggaACAAATTCAAAAATACAGTTGCAATTAGAAAAATTAGGTTTGGATaagtttacaataataaagtctaaatattacgacaataaaaacataatattccaagaaaaaatgTACCGGAAGAAAGTTAACAaatttgtaacaaaaaaaaaaaaaaaaaaggtgtaatgtaaTAATACGCTATAATAACGTAAAGCTAAGATGCAGGCTGTtgcataaatacaaataataataaaataaataaatctcagcatatctacatgggttggtttgaAAAATGGAACAGTGGCCCCCGCCTCCTTTGATTTGTCATCaagcggccctcggtggaaaaagtttggacacccctgacatagaaTAACGTCCGATGACTCGCTAGATTGCTACAGTTGATCGACAGATCGCTTTCGAGTCTTGTGATTCACAAATCACACTAAAAGAGAGAAAGATACGATTTCATTCAGCAGTCTTAAAAAATTATACGtacttttaaatatttaaaatattggtTTTATAATGTTTGAATATacacttatttttttcaattcaaatTGAAATGATGATCAACATTTAAAATTGAAATACTGGCTCAACTATTTCAATAAGAATGGTCCCTAATGGGTTTGTAAACACGAATGTTGtcgcacacatactgtataaacacaCTATGCATTCCTCACAGGACACATCATTAGTTAGTATTAGTTAGTCTTGCATTAGCTTGTGCGGGTGTACCTGCTGTAGTGGCCTGTCGGCGTTTGCATGCAACTCCAGCCCTTTTCTCTGCTTCTCTAGGTGTTCCATAACTGTTCCTGTGTCGGCGCCATAATGAGTCCAGGCCTAAACATGTCAACCGTACTGGGTCAGTGCCCCAGGAAAAGCAACTGCGACCGCATATTTAAAATCTACATGGCGCTGTCCGTGGTGGGCTCCTTCATATCCGCCTGTGGGGGCACGCCGGGATACATTGTGCTGCTCAGGTCGGGTGTCTTTAATCATACACTTTATTATACCAACTTTCTGCCACCGATTGAGAAAATATCTCTGTGCTCCACAGGTCCATACAAAAAGACTTGAAGGCGCTAGCTTTAGGGATGCAGACGCTAATCGTAAGAACACTAGGTGAGCAATCACACGGTCCTGACATATTTTGCAGGTAtctcatacagtatgtgattgtTTACAGGTGGGATCCCTCCTCCTATATATTTTGGAGCCCTGATTGACCGGACGTGTTTAAAGTGGGGTACCAAGCAGTGTGGAGGCCGCGGCGCATGTAGACTCTATGATGCTGATGCATTTAGGTACAAAAGACTGGTCTCTTATATTCTTAATAGAATTATTGCTCATAATATCACGTCTCCGAGCAGTGACAGGCAGTGCATTTGGTCTTAACCGACTTAATCCACCACTATCACATCGCAATTAtgcaaaccatcaataatatacaaatatgcaATATCACAAGGCGGGGCTTAATAATACCATTAATAAGCACCTCTCCAGATCGCTACAGATAATTTAtcaaacagttttgctctgattatccaatcagaggatggaacAATGCTGACGTTATTGAGGCAAAGATACAATCTGATtagttaaagaaacagccccattgcaaATAGAGTTTCCATGGCATCTGCCAGCACtgttgattctgaaggccctgggcagattacattgacatggcaacacatataaactgaaatctgattggacaaaacatttctaacatgcacgtactggaagcagtgTAGTCAAGAGACACGCAACGAAACGGAGTATACACTTTCATGGAATAAATATTAGagtttaagttgtaaatgtacagtaggtcagtgcttctaaatgtgtgtaagccagcagagaaggccatGCTGGCCCTGACGGTACACCACCGCCCCGTAGTTGGCTTTGATATGAAAATACTGTTTTGACACCGATATACTGTAAGACGACACCTCATTTTCAAGAACCTTTTGGCGAAATATgtcataaatatataaataagatGCAAAGAACATTTGTTtcttaaatcatgttttcagtatcagcccaaaaacaaaacaaaaacatttattagcTGCCCTACGGTTGTTTGTTAGCTCGGAAGTCataggaagaaaagctctggctcGCATGGCAGAAGTCGTTTTTTGGTTTGTATGTACAATATATGTCTCAAGTCTCCGAATGTATGGTGACCCATCTTTTTCAGAATTTATTTCTAGAGAAAATTTCTTATATCGAGTCAATATACTAAACCAAGTAGCAAGTAGCCTTGTAGCACGCTAGCATTTTAGTGTGACTCATCATTTTACATGAAggtgtatactgtactgtaaattggACAAATGTTGCTGGTTAAAGCAGTTCTAATGAAAAGTGCATTAATTCTATACTGTAAAATTTACTTCAGATGGACGTTCATGGGGTTGATCACCGGATTATACCTCCTGTCCAACATGATGTGGGGAGGCCTCTACCACAAAATTGTCCAGAGACAGAAGAAGCTAGCACTGAAGGAACAGGCCAAAGATAATGGACTGGAGGCTAATGGAGTCAATGGACACGCTAATATCAACATAGCCCAGAATAAGGACGACACAGACAAGGAGAGCACCATTTAAAGGAGAACACTTTAAGAGTTATACTGTGGTAATGGTACACCATATAGACTTCAAATAgtattacacacaaaaaagaatcATGGAAAAGGgatttattgtatatttcctgTGTATTATTctctgtcttttctttttttttttttttttttttttttacaggtgcCTGCACAATGAATTATATTGGAAAACAcgtacaaaataatacaaaaaatgtctCCACTGACCCACTTCACACCGTTAAGTTACATGTGGCACCTTTATTAAGACTGCCCGCGTTGCAACGTGTCCACTGTTGACATCCTGTGGGTCATTGTGCACATTGTTACATCACATTTTTACTCAAGAGCCTAAAAGGTCATTCATTCTACTCAAtgtctgggggaaaaaaaaactgtcatacACTCTAGTGGTTGATTAAATGTATCATCGCCTACACGTATGTAATTACTGTTCATAATAACGCAAATATACAGAATATATTGTGTTAGATGTATTTGTATAGTGaccttttttacaattttattgatTGTCCTTAAAGCAGTTGTGTTTgcattaaaatacattattaaCAATACTTTGTCGCTCGTTTAGACCATTTGATAGCAGGGGAAGAGGTCATACACGATGGGTTTTTTTcgtgtttacaataaattgagTTCAGTATGCTGAGACAGGCATTCctgccactagggggcatagtTGCATTGTATCTGAAAGCTGTTGACATATTGTGACTAACCAGCATTTAAGTATTTCATTTCTTTTGAGCATTTCCGC contains:
- the LOC129168328 gene encoding solute carrier organic anion transporter family member 1C1-like isoform X2; amino-acid sequence: MAFVFFAKAFGGAYMKSSITQIERRFDIPSSLIGVIDGSFEMGNLLVIAFVSYFGAKLHRPRLIGIGCLVMAAGCFLITLPHFLQGLYKYETSVTHSNDVNSTESILPCLSNQTVPDEDTPDLAAIADCEKAAGSSMWVYVFLGNMLRGIGETPIMPLGVSYLDDFSREENTPFYLACIHTVGILGPMFGYMMGSFLAKIYVDVGFVDLESVTINYKDSRWVGAWWLGFIVTGTIILLSSIPFWFLPKSLPKQGKEKSQSKRTEVAKAAEQDNFLPEEHQEKETPVTFQQLAKDFIPSLKRLFRNSIYTLMILTYLVAVNGFMGMITFKPKFLEQIYGQSASKAIFLIGILNLPAVALGIITGGFVLKRFKLGVVGAAKVSMGASIGSFCLLVVQVFLRCENAEVAGLTVTYQGIPDVSYNAQTLLSQCNNGCSCSMKQWDPVCAYNGITYASPCLAGCQTSTGTGREMVFHNCSCVGAIMSPGLNMSTVLGQCPRKSNCDRIFKIYMALSVVGSFISACGGTPGYIVLLRSIQKDLKALALGMQTLIVRTLGGIPPPIYFGALIDRTCLKWGTKQCGGRGACRLYDADAFRWTFMGLITGLYLLSNMMWGGLYHKIVQRQKKLALKEQAKDNGLEANGVNGHANINIAQNKDDTDKESTI
- the LOC129168328 gene encoding solute carrier organic anion transporter family member 1C1-like isoform X1; translated protein: MSVESTKQRDSCCSKLKLFLASMAFVFFAKAFGGAYMKSSITQIERRFDIPSSLIGVIDGSFEMGNLLVIAFVSYFGAKLHRPRLIGIGCLVMAAGCFLITLPHFLQGLYKYETSVTHSNDVNSTESILPCLSNQTVPDEDTPDLAAIADCEKAAGSSMWVYVFLGNMLRGIGETPIMPLGVSYLDDFSREENTPFYLACIHTVGILGPMFGYMMGSFLAKIYVDVGFVDLESVTINYKDSRWVGAWWLGFIVTGTIILLSSIPFWFLPKSLPKQGKEKSQSKRTEVAKAAEQDNFLPEEHQEKETPVTFQQLAKDFIPSLKRLFRNSIYTLMILTYLVAVNGFMGMITFKPKFLEQIYGQSASKAIFLIGILNLPAVALGIITGGFVLKRFKLGVVGAAKVSMGASIGSFCLLVVQVFLRCENAEVAGLTVTYQGIPDVSYNAQTLLSQCNNGCSCSMKQWDPVCAYNGITYASPCLAGCQTSTGTGREMVFHNCSCVGAIMSPGLNMSTVLGQCPRKSNCDRIFKIYMALSVVGSFISACGGTPGYIVLLRSIQKDLKALALGMQTLIVRTLGGIPPPIYFGALIDRTCLKWGTKQCGGRGACRLYDADAFRWTFMGLITGLYLLSNMMWGGLYHKIVQRQKKLALKEQAKDNGLEANGVNGHANINIAQNKDDTDKESTI